The DNA window CATCTACGACGACACGCCGGAGGCCACCTTCCGTGGGGCGGCGGCGACCGCCAACGACCACGATCTCGCCTACGTCCACCTCGTGGAGCCGGACGCCCCCAAGCCGCCCGTGGCCGGCGACGGAGACGCGGCCGATGTCTTCGGCGCAATCCGGGAGGCCTTCGACGGGGCCCTCGTCGCCAACGGCAACTACGACACCGACTCCGCCACCGACGCCATCGAGCGCGGGTACGCGGACCTCGTCGCATTCGGGCGCGCCTTCCTGGCCAACCCCGACCTGCCCCGGCGCCTGAAGGAAGGCCTGCCCATCAACGTCCCCGACGAGGACACCTTCTACAACGGCGACGAGCACGGGTACACGGACTACCCGACCTGGGAGGAGCTCCAGAACGGCGTCTCGTTCGACACCCTCGACGCCCTTTCGGAGCTCAAGGCGCGCGGCTGACCGATCCTCCCCATCCTTCCACCCTCTTCCCAATTCCCTGCCCCATGACCACGCCAGAGACATCCGCCCCTGAGTCCCCCACCATTCGCCTCCGCCGCAGTGACGAGCGGGGCTTCGAGGACATGGGGTGGACCGACAACTGGATGACCTTCTCGTTCGCGGACTACCACGACCCGGACTGGATGCACTTCGGGCCGCTGCGGGTGATGGTGGAGAACCACATCCAGCCCCACGAAGGATTCTCGGCGCACCCACACCGCGACGCGGAGATCCTCACGTACGTCTCGTCGGGCACGCTGACCCACGGCGACGACCAGGGCCACGAGGCCGGCATCTCGGCTGGGGAAATGCAGCTCATCAGCGCCGGGAGCGAGGGCATGGTCCACTCCGAGGAGAACCACCACGACGTGGTGGAGCAAAACTACCAGATGTGGCTCATCCCGGATCGGGCCGGGACCGACTTTGCCTACCACGAGCGCGGGTTCTCGCCCGACGAGCGGCAGGGCCAGTTCCGCTGCTACGTGGCCCCGTATACGTCCGAGACGGCCGGGCCGGACGGTCCGATGCCCGTGAACACCGACGCTTACGTCTACGCCGGCCTATTCGAGGCGGGCGATCGGGTCGAACACGCCCTGGCCCGGAACCGTGGGGCCTGGGTCCAGGTGGTGGAGGGCGAGGTGGAGGTCGCCGGCGTCACCCTCCAGAGCGGCGACGGGGCCGGGATTGCCGACACCGACGCGCTTCACTTTGCGTTCGGGGCCGAGACCGAGGCGCTGCTCTTCGACTTGGGCATGGACGTGCCCCTCCTCTGGACGTAAGTCAGGGACCCTGAGCCGGCCTCTCGCCCGGGAAGATTCGTGCCCCGCGCGTGCCTCCGTCCTCGCGTCGCCGGAGTGGGGACGGTGCATCAGAGCCAGTGGAACGACCCGAGCCAGACGCAGGCGCCCGCGAACAGCAACATGGCCCCCGACACCAGGTCCGGCACGTGGGTCATCCAGACCCCTTCCTCGTTCGTGTGTGACCGTCCCGCAATCCCACGCCGGACGAAGTCGCCCCCAAAGTACAGGAGCACGCAGCCGAGGGCGTTCATGCACGCGAAGACGACGGGATCGTCCATCTCGATGGGCCGCGTCTGAAGGGCTCGGGCAGCGGGTGCGCCTCTCGCCGGGCCGTGGAGTGCCTTCCGGGAGGTCGGGAGGCGGCACGGCAACGGAGCCCTACATATTCCGCCGGTACTCCCCACCCACCTCGAAGAGCGCCTCGGTAATCTGCCCGAGGGAGCAGTACTTGACCGCCTCCATCAGCACCTCGAACGTATTCTCCCCGTCCCGGGCCGCCGTTTTCAGCTCGGCGATTGCGGCCTCGTTCTTGTCGGCGTAGCGCTCCTGGAACGCCTTCAGGTTGTGGAGCTGGTGCTGCTTCTCGTCGTCGGACGAGCGCATGAGGTCCACCTCTTCGGTCCCCGACGCGTCGTCGTCCTCGTCGCGCAGGAAGGTGTTGACGCCCACCACCGGGCGGTCGCCGGAGTGCTTCGACTCCTCCAGCTTCATCGACTCCTGCTGGATCTTGCCCCGCTGGTACATCGACTCCATCGCCCCGAGCACGCCGCCGCGGTTGTTCAGGCGCTCGAACTCGTGCAGCACGGCCTCCTCCACGAGGTCCGTCAGCTCCTCAATGATGTACGACCCCTGCAGCGGGTTCTCGTTCTTCGTCATTCCCAGCTCCTTGTTGATGATGAGCTGGATCGCGATGGCGCGCCGCACGCTCTCCTCCGTCGGCGTGGTGATGGCCTCGTCGTAGGCGTTGGTGTGGAGGGAGTTGCAGTTGTCGTAGACCGCCATGAGCGCCTGCAGCGTGGTGCGGATGTCGTTAAACTGAATCTCCTCCGCGTGCAGGCTGCGGCCGGAGGTCTGGATGTGGTACTTGAGCTTCTGGCTGCGCTCGTTGGCGCCGTAGAGCTCCTTCATCGCCACCGCCCAGATGCGCCGCGCCACCCGCCCGATGACGCTGTACTCCGGGTCCATCCCGTTCGAGAAGAAGAACGAGAGGTTCTGGGCAAAGTCGTCGATGTCCATGCCCCGGCTCAGGTAGTACTCCACGTACGTGAAGCCGTTGGCCAGGGTGAAGGCCAGCTGCGTGATCGGGTTGGCGCCGGCCTCGGCGATGTGGTAGCCGGAGATGGAGACGGAGTAGTAGTTGCGGACGTCCCAGTCGATGAAGTACTGCTGGATGTCGCCCATCAACCGGAGGGCGAAGTCCGTGGAGAAGATGCAGGTGTTCTGGGCCTGGTCCTCCTTCAGGATGTCGGCCTGTACCGTGCCCCGGACCGTGTGGAGGGTGTCGGCCTTGATCTCCTCGTACGTCTCGCGGTCGAGGACGCCCCACTCCACGAGCTCTTCGCCGCTGGTGCCGAGCAGGCCCAGCCCGCTGCCGTCGTGGGTTTCCGGCAGCTCGTCCTCCCGGCCGTCCGGCCCGTACGGCACGTACTCGGGGCGGTCGTCGCCCAGGTGGTCGTCGATCGCCGCCTCCACCTCCTCCCACCGGCCCTCCTCGCGCAGGTGCTTCTCCACCTGCTGGTCGATGGCCGCGTTGAAGAACATCGCCATCAGCATCGGCGCCGGGCCGTTGATGGTCATCGACACGCTCGTCTTGCGGTCGCAGAGGTCGAAGCCCGAGAAGAGCTTCTTCATGTCGTCGAGCGTGCAGATGGACACCCCGGCGTTGCCGACCTTCCCGTAGATGTCGGGGCGTTCGGCGGGGTCGCGGCCGTAGAGGGTGACGCTGTCGAAGGCCGTGGAGAGGCGGTTCGCCTCGTCCCCCTGCGACACGAGGTGGAAGCGGCGGTTCGTACGCTCGGGCGACCCTTCGCCCGCAAACTGACGGGTCGGCATCTCCCCCTCCCGCTTGAACGGAAAGACGCCCGCCGTGAAGGGGAAGTAGCCGGGCAGGTTCTCGGTGAGGGCAAACTCCAGCCGCTCCCCCGGGGCGTCGGTCTGCGGCAGGGCGACGCGCGGGATTTGGGTGCCGCTCAGGCTCTCGCGGTAGAGCGGCACCGTAAAGTCGCGGCCCCGCACCGTGTAGGTAAACTCGTCCTGCCGGTACTCGTCGGCCAGGTCGTCCCAGTTCTCCAAGATCTCCTTGCACCGCTTGTCGAGCTTGTCCCACCAGTGGGCCTCCATCTCGTCGAGCCGGCCGGCAATCTGGTCCTGGTCCTCCGGCGCCCAGTCTTCCACCTGCTGGCGCGCGCCCTTTGCCTCCCCCCACTTCCGGGCGTACTCCACCTGCCGCTCTACCCAGTCGTGGTACGCGTCGCATGTTTCCGCAATCTCGCCGAGGTAGCGCTGCCGGTCCGGCGGGATGATGGCCACCTCGGACGGGTCCGGCTCGGGCACCTCGTCCGCGTCGTACGTGCCCGACTCGCGCTCGAAGTCGAAGTTTGCGTTCAGGCGGTCGAGCAGGCCGAGGTAGAGGCGCGTAACCCCGGGGTCCCCAAAGCGGGAGGCCATCGTCGGGTAGACCGGCATCTCTTCGGGGTCCTCATCGAACCGCATCCGGTTGCGTTGCACCTGCTTCCGCACGTCGCGCAGGGCGTCCTCCGACCCCCGCTTCTCAAACTTGTTGATCGCCACGAAGTCGGCGAGGTCCAGCATGCCGATCTTCTCCAGCTGCGTCGGCGCGCCGAAGTCGTGGGTCATCACGTAGAGCGTCAGGTCCGTGAGGTCC is part of the Salinibacter ruber DSM 13855 genome and encodes:
- a CDS encoding pirin family protein, with amino-acid sequence MTTPETSAPESPTIRLRRSDERGFEDMGWTDNWMTFSFADYHDPDWMHFGPLRVMVENHIQPHEGFSAHPHRDAEILTYVSSGTLTHGDDQGHEAGISAGEMQLISAGSEGMVHSEENHHDVVEQNYQMWLIPDRAGTDFAYHERGFSPDERQGQFRCYVAPYTSETAGPDGPMPVNTDAYVYAGLFEAGDRVEHALARNRGAWVQVVEGEVEVAGVTLQSGDGAGIADTDALHFAFGAETEALLFDLGMDVPLLWT
- a CDS encoding methylmalonyl-CoA mutase family protein translates to MDVDRYQPTHPVRFVTATSLFDGHDAAINIMRRILQQTGAEVIHLGHNRSVQEIVDTAIEEDAQGIAVSSYQGGHMEYFKYMHDLLEERGAEHVRVYGGGGGVIVAEEKEELEDYGIAHIYSPDEGMDMGLQGMINDMVEACDFPVVDAEFHVPDDVPMRDPRTVARNLTRVEAPEPERAAVVVGAEQEAESQSVDGDPRGDGSPEKMDVETLNVERSNVPTLGITGTGGAGKSTLTDELVRRFLNDHDDLELAVLSVDPTRRRTGGALLGDRIRMNAIYGTNADRVYMRSFATRAANRTTTEALKEAIGVCQAADFDLILVETAGIGQSDTEIVDLTDLTLYVMTHDFGAPTQLEKIGMLDLADFVAINKFEKRGSEDALRDVRKQVQRNRMRFDEDPEEMPVYPTMASRFGDPGVTRLYLGLLDRLNANFDFERESGTYDADEVPEPDPSEVAIIPPDRQRYLGEIAETCDAYHDWVERQVEYARKWGEAKGARQQVEDWAPEDQDQIAGRLDEMEAHWWDKLDKRCKEILENWDDLADEYRQDEFTYTVRGRDFTVPLYRESLSGTQIPRVALPQTDAPGERLEFALTENLPGYFPFTAGVFPFKREGEMPTRQFAGEGSPERTNRRFHLVSQGDEANRLSTAFDSVTLYGRDPAERPDIYGKVGNAGVSICTLDDMKKLFSGFDLCDRKTSVSMTINGPAPMLMAMFFNAAIDQQVEKHLREEGRWEEVEAAIDDHLGDDRPEYVPYGPDGREDELPETHDGSGLGLLGTSGEELVEWGVLDRETYEEIKADTLHTVRGTVQADILKEDQAQNTCIFSTDFALRLMGDIQQYFIDWDVRNYYSVSISGYHIAEAGANPITQLAFTLANGFTYVEYYLSRGMDIDDFAQNLSFFFSNGMDPEYSVIGRVARRIWAVAMKELYGANERSQKLKYHIQTSGRSLHAEEIQFNDIRTTLQALMAVYDNCNSLHTNAYDEAITTPTEESVRRAIAIQLIINKELGMTKNENPLQGSYIIEELTDLVEEAVLHEFERLNNRGGVLGAMESMYQRGKIQQESMKLEESKHSGDRPVVGVNTFLRDEDDDASGTEEVDLMRSSDDEKQHQLHNLKAFQERYADKNEAAIAELKTAARDGENTFEVLMEAVKYCSLGQITEALFEVGGEYRRNM